The Argonema galeatum A003/A1 DNA segment CTACGGTACCACCGACCCCGTGGACAGGATAAGTATCCAAAGAATCGTCAAATTGCCATTTAGCCCGCAAGCTAACAGCAACGAAACAGGCAAGAGAGGTGATCGAACCGATCAGAATAGCTCCAATAGGAGATACGTATCCCGCCGCTGGGGTAATGCCTACGAGTCCTGCTAGGAAGCCGGTGGCAATGCCGATCGCAGTTGGCTTGCCTCTGAGTACCCATTCCACAATTATCCAGGTAAAACCGGCGGCTGCGGTTGCTACTACTGTGGCTACACAAGCAACGGCTGCCACGCCGGAAGCTCCTCCGGCACTACCACCGTTAAAGCCAAGCCAACCAAACCAGAGCAAGCCTATTCCCAGTAAGACATAGGGGACGTTATGGGGTGCGGCGGGTTGTGTTGGGTAGGTTTTCCGGGGGCCAAGGACATAGGCTGCGACTAGAGCAGAAACCCCTGAGCTGATGTGTACGACTGTACCACCGGCAAAGTCTAATGCTCCCAGGTCTAAAAGCCAGCCGCCTTTGCCCCAAACCCAGTGAGCTAAGGGGGAGTAGATCGCGGTAGACCAAATCAGTACAAACCAGAAATATGCTTTGAAACTAATCCGCTCAACGATCGCACCCGATATTAAGGCAGGTGTGATGATCGCGAACATCATGTTGTAAAGCATGAAAAGTTGATGCGGAATGGTTGGCGCATAGCCGATCGAACTTGGTTTGTCGAACTCAACGCCGTTGAGAAAGGCCCAGTTTAAGCTACCAATGAAGGGATTGGCAGTAAAAGGCGGATCTGCTCCAGGGTTGATAGAATTTGGTGCAAAGGCGAGACTGTAGCCCCACAGCGCCCAGGTAACGCCAACAACCGCCATCAGGATGAGGCTCATCATCATCGTGTTGAGGACGTTGCGCGATCGCACCAGTCCTCCGTAGAAAAAGCCCAGTGCTGGCGTCATCAACATTACCAGTGCTGACGATATCAACATCCAGGCTGTATCCCCAGTATCGATCGTCGGCCCGGCGGTAGCTCCAGAAGCTTCTTGACCAGACACAGCCGGTGGAGGCACAGGTATAGGAGATACTTCTGCTGGCAAACCTATTGGGGAAGGCGATGCTTCTGGCGACCCTATTGGGGAAGGCGATGCTCCTGTTGGCGACCCTATTGGGGAAGGCGATGCTCCTATTGGGGAAGGCGATGCTCCTGGCGAACCTGTTGGAGAAGGCGATGCTTCCGGCGAACCTGTTGGAGAAGGTGATACTCCTGTTGGCGAACCTGTTGGCGTTGGCGATGCAGTTTCTGGAGTTGATAGCGTAGGAGAAGGGCTTGGCGAAGGCGATACGTCTTGGGCAAATGTATTTCCCACCATTAGCCCCGTTACCAGACAGGCTGAAATTATGCAAGCAATTAGAAACTTTTTCAACACTTGTTTGTTCCCCTCAACACCGAAGAGTTGATATAAATGAATTCAATTGAACGAATTTTAAGGACTCGTTTTCTGTATCAAAAAATACAGAGTTATTGGTGATATTATGCTAAATACAAGAAACTATTGACTAAGTTAGAAATCACCCGAAAAATCTCGATAAAGCTTACACTCTATGGGTTTGGCAGCAAGGAGGTTGACAAAATGTCGATTTTCTTAATTATAGTTAACCATTGTTACTCACGGCGATTATGTTGACAAAGTGGTAATTTTCTGCGTAGTTGGCAAATCATGCCGCTAGGGAATAGGGAATAGGGAATAGGGAATAGGGAATAGGGAATAGGGAATAGGGAATAGGGAATAGAGATTCTTCTATCCGTGCATCCGTGCCTATCAGTGTCGTGGTTAGCGGGGAATTGCTGAATACAATCTCTCTGGAGGTAGTAGATTAGAATACATTAAGGGTATATTTCGCAGGCGTGGCTTATGATAGGCAGTCTCCATCCACAAAACGACATCCCGGCTGTTGAAGACATAGACCTTCCCGGCAGCCCCATATCCCTTAATTCTAGATTTTATATCGATCGTCCTCCCTGTGAAGCTCTCGCATATAGAGAACTGTGCAATCCTGGCAGTTTAATCCGCATTCGAGCGCCCAGAAAAATGGGGAAAAGTGCCTTAATGCTGCGCCTGCTCAACCAGGCTGCTACTTTCGGCTACCGTACAGTCACAATAGATTTTCAGCAGGCTGACACCACAATTTTTGAAAGTTCGGACAAATTCTTGCGTTGGCTGTGTCTTAACGTAGCGCGGCAGTTAAAACTGGCTCCCAACCTGAATGATTACTGGGACGAGGACATGGGTAGCAAGGTGAGCTGCACCATCTATTTTGAGGGATATTTGTTAGAGCAAATTCGCACTCCCTTGGTGTTAGTATTCAATGAAGTAAATCTGCTATTTGAATACCCTCATATTACCCAATAATTTTTTCCCATCTTGCGATTTTGGCACGAAGAAGCTAGACGAGAAAACGTTTGGCAGTCAGTTCGTTTAGTTTTAGTTCACTCGACGGAAGTTTATGTTTCTTTAAGCATTAATCAATCGCCATTTAATGTGGGATTAACAATTAAATTACCGCAGTTTACATCCCAGCAAGTTCAAGATTTAGCGGTTTACCCAATTCTGTAGTTACCATAAGTTTAGGAGTGGCTTGCACAATTCCTAGTTCTAATAATGATGCGGAGACGCTCTTATTAGAAGCGGACAAAGCTCTTTACAAATCTAAAAAAACAGGGCGCGATCGCGTAACTCTAAGTTCAATTTTGAATTTTACATTTTGAGGAAAGGACAAAACCTTGTAGAGTTGAATATAATCCTAAATCCTAAATCTAAAATCGAATGATACCTTAATCAAAGATCCATAGATGCCGAATATAATCGTCTCACCTTTGCCATCTTTGGCGTGGCGACTCCCTCCGATTTAATCCAAGATAAAAATCGCACCCCATTTAATATTGGTAAAGCGATCGAACTGCACGGCTTCCAATTTGACGAAGCTCAACCCTTAGTCAAAGGATTAGCCATTTATACAGATAACGCGACAGAAATAT contains these protein-coding regions:
- the amt gene encoding ammonium transporter; the protein is MLKKFLIACIISACLVTGLMVGNTFAQDVSPSPSPSPTLSTPETASPTPTGSPTGVSPSPTGSPEASPSPTGSPGASPSPIGASPSPIGSPTGASPSPIGSPEASPSPIGLPAEVSPIPVPPPAVSGQEASGATAGPTIDTGDTAWMLISSALVMLMTPALGFFYGGLVRSRNVLNTMMMSLILMAVVGVTWALWGYSLAFAPNSINPGADPPFTANPFIGSLNWAFLNGVEFDKPSSIGYAPTIPHQLFMLYNMMFAIITPALISGAIVERISFKAYFWFVLIWSTAIYSPLAHWVWGKGGWLLDLGALDFAGGTVVHISSGVSALVAAYVLGPRKTYPTQPAAPHNVPYVLLGIGLLWFGWLGFNGGSAGGASGVAAVACVATVVATAAAGFTWIIVEWVLRGKPTAIGIATGFLAGLVGITPAAGYVSPIGAILIGSITSLACFVAVSLRAKWQFDDSLDTYPVHGVGGTVGALLTGVFANKAVNSGGADGLLAGHPELLWKQFVGVAATYIFAAVGTLLILKALGAVMALRVKPIAEEQGLDINEHGEEAYGEEFASGLSFTRE
- a CDS encoding AAA-like domain-containing protein translates to MIGSLHPQNDIPAVEDIDLPGSPISLNSRFYIDRPPCEALAYRELCNPGSLIRIRAPRKMGKSALMLRLLNQAATFGYRTVTIDFQQADTTIFESSDKFLRWLCLNVARQLKLAPNLNDYWDEDMGSKVSCTIYFEGYLLEQIRTPLVLVFNEVNLLFEYPHITQ
- a CDS encoding AAA-like domain-containing protein — encoded protein: MRFWHEEARRENVWQSVRLVLVHSTEVYVSLSINQSPFNVGLTIKLPQFTSQQVQDLAVYPIL
- a CDS encoding diguanylate cyclase domain-containing protein; this translates as MSLGVACTIPSSNNDAETLLLEADKALYKSKKTGRDRVTLSSILNFTF